From the Candidatus Peribacteria bacterium genome, one window contains:
- the carB gene encoding carbamoyl-phosphate synthase (glutamine-hydrolyzing) large subunit — translation MAPVTASTGGRDDFSEIKTILLLGSGALKIGEAGEFDYSGSQAIKAFKEEGKRVVLINPNIATNQTSWGLADTVYFVPVTPQFVEEVIKKEKPDAISVSFGGQTALNCGMKLDESGILRQYNVRILGTPIESVRKTEDRAAFNAELRTIDVSVPRSFACATVDEGIKAAEQINFPVIVRGSFALGGKGSGRASNMEELKELLGTSYVESSTVLVEEDLTGWKELEYEIVRDSADNCITVCNMENVDPLGVHTGESIVVAPSQTLDNTDHQMLRSLAHKVIRHFGIVGECNIQFALDPKSRRYRVIEVNARLSRSSALASKATGYPLAFVAAKLALGYTLPSIRNAITKVTCADFEPALDYVAVKIPRWDLQKFRHVSDQVTSEMKSVGEVMALGRTFEEALQKALRMLNIGADGLYPIPFPFDNLTQEVKRPTPRRMFAVAKALAGEWSVEEVNIATGIDRWFLDRIKACADLLKVLVKQSAGGSIDETLLRNLKKAGFSDVSIGKTVNVPAEKIRELRKELGIVPVVKQIDTLAGEFPAQTNYLYLTYHGTEHDVTFKAGGKPRAIVLGGGPYSIGSSVEFDWCCVQTVHEFQKQGYEVAMINSNPETVSTDYDECDLLFFEQLTEERVRDIADLLQPEGVVVSMGGQIPNSLAPKLAKAGLKIIGTDPADIDRAEDRNKFGELLDSLEVDQPEWKEFTDFDSALTFARSVNFPVIVRPSYVLSGAAMAVVHSEDDLQSFLDQAALVSKDAPVVISKFELNAKEIEFDGVAQNGELLLYAISEHVENAGVHSGDATLVLPPQRVHIETIRKLKVIAKKIAKGLNISGPFNIQFLARDNKLKVIECNLRASRSFPFASKVTGENFAVLAAKALLGKAPTGISYQTLDLDHVGVKAAQFSFSRLKGADPRLGVEMVSTGEVACFGESAEQALLIALLAVGFKIPQKNIILTIGRLEDKVSLLPTMQTLHDMGFVLYATLNTHEFLKARNIPSVMLHKVSEPRSPNIKEYLENRRVDLVVNIPMHESTQEQTDGYFMRRLSTDRGIPLITNVQLLKRIVEALQTEKPDQLPTMAWPQLLQK, via the coding sequence ATGGCCCCCGTTACCGCCTCCACAGGCGGACGGGACGATTTTTCGGAAATAAAAACGATTCTTCTTCTTGGTTCCGGTGCTCTGAAGATCGGTGAAGCCGGTGAGTTTGACTATTCAGGCAGTCAGGCTATTAAAGCATTTAAGGAAGAGGGCAAGCGTGTGGTGCTGATCAACCCGAACATCGCCACCAACCAGACAAGCTGGGGACTGGCAGACACTGTGTACTTCGTGCCGGTCACACCGCAGTTTGTGGAAGAGGTGATCAAGAAGGAAAAGCCGGATGCTATTTCTGTCAGCTTCGGCGGACAGACTGCACTCAACTGCGGCATGAAGCTGGATGAGTCCGGCATTCTGCGTCAGTACAATGTGAGAATTCTTGGTACGCCTATTGAAAGCGTTCGCAAAACGGAAGACCGCGCGGCGTTCAACGCAGAATTGCGCACCATTGATGTGAGTGTTCCCCGCTCGTTTGCCTGTGCAACGGTGGATGAAGGGATCAAAGCTGCTGAACAGATCAACTTCCCGGTCATTGTCCGCGGATCATTCGCACTCGGTGGAAAGGGAAGCGGCCGTGCGTCGAACATGGAAGAACTGAAAGAACTGCTCGGCACCTCGTACGTGGAATCGAGCACGGTGCTGGTCGAGGAAGACCTGACCGGATGGAAAGAACTTGAATATGAAATTGTCCGCGACAGCGCCGATAACTGCATCACCGTGTGTAATATGGAAAACGTCGACCCGCTCGGCGTTCATACGGGTGAGTCGATTGTCGTTGCCCCCAGCCAGACACTTGATAACACAGATCATCAGATGCTGCGCTCGCTCGCGCACAAAGTGATCCGTCACTTCGGCATTGTCGGAGAATGCAACATCCAGTTTGCTCTCGATCCGAAGTCCCGCAGATACCGTGTGATTGAAGTGAACGCTCGTCTCAGCCGCAGCTCCGCACTCGCATCCAAAGCAACCGGATACCCGCTCGCGTTTGTCGCTGCAAAATTGGCACTCGGGTACACACTGCCAAGCATCCGCAATGCGATCACAAAAGTCACCTGTGCAGACTTTGAGCCTGCGCTCGACTACGTTGCGGTGAAAATCCCCCGCTGGGATCTGCAGAAATTCCGTCACGTATCGGATCAGGTCACGAGCGAAATGAAATCGGTGGGAGAAGTGATGGCACTCGGCCGTACATTTGAAGAAGCACTGCAGAAGGCTCTGCGTATGCTGAATATCGGTGCAGACGGTTTGTACCCGATCCCCTTCCCGTTCGATAACCTGACGCAGGAAGTAAAACGCCCGACGCCGCGCAGAATGTTTGCGGTGGCAAAAGCGCTTGCAGGTGAATGGAGTGTGGAAGAAGTGAATATCGCAACCGGCATTGACCGCTGGTTTTTGGATCGGATCAAAGCCTGTGCCGATCTTCTGAAAGTCCTCGTGAAGCAGAGTGCCGGCGGGTCAATAGACGAAACTCTTCTCCGCAATCTGAAAAAAGCAGGATTCTCCGACGTCTCGATTGGAAAAACAGTGAATGTCCCGGCCGAAAAAATCCGTGAACTCCGCAAGGAGCTCGGCATCGTACCGGTCGTGAAACAGATCGATACACTTGCAGGAGAATTCCCGGCACAAACCAACTACCTGTACCTCACGTATCACGGCACGGAACATGACGTTACCTTCAAGGCAGGGGGAAAGCCGCGTGCGATTGTGCTCGGTGGCGGCCCGTATTCTATTGGTTCGTCTGTGGAGTTCGACTGGTGCTGCGTGCAGACCGTGCATGAATTCCAGAAACAGGGATACGAAGTGGCGATGATCAACAGTAATCCGGAAACAGTAAGTACGGATTACGATGAATGCGATCTTCTCTTCTTCGAACAGCTGACAGAAGAACGTGTCCGCGACATTGCAGATCTTCTGCAGCCGGAAGGAGTGGTTGTTTCGATGGGCGGACAGATTCCGAACTCCCTGGCTCCGAAACTAGCCAAGGCAGGACTCAAAATTATCGGAACAGATCCTGCGGACATTGACCGCGCGGAAGACCGTAATAAATTCGGTGAACTCCTTGATTCACTGGAGGTGGATCAGCCGGAATGGAAGGAATTTACCGACTTTGATTCTGCGCTGACTTTTGCGCGCAGTGTGAATTTCCCGGTGATTGTGCGCCCGAGCTACGTGCTCTCCGGAGCGGCGATGGCAGTGGTGCATTCGGAAGATGACCTGCAGTCTTTCCTGGATCAGGCGGCTCTTGTGAGCAAGGACGCACCGGTCGTGATTTCCAAATTTGAATTAAATGCCAAAGAAATTGAGTTTGATGGCGTCGCACAGAACGGAGAACTACTCCTCTATGCTATTTCTGAGCACGTGGAGAATGCCGGGGTGCACTCCGGGGATGCAACGCTCGTGCTTCCGCCGCAGCGTGTACACATCGAAACCATCCGTAAACTGAAAGTAATCGCCAAAAAAATTGCAAAGGGCCTGAACATTTCCGGACCGTTCAACATTCAGTTCCTTGCACGCGACAATAAACTGAAAGTAATTGAGTGTAACCTCCGCGCCTCGCGCAGCTTCCCGTTTGCAAGCAAGGTGACCGGCGAAAACTTCGCGGTCCTTGCAGCAAAAGCACTGCTTGGGAAGGCGCCGACAGGCATTTCGTACCAGACACTGGATCTGGACCATGTCGGCGTGAAAGCTGCGCAATTCAGTTTCTCACGTCTCAAAGGAGCCGACCCGCGTCTGGGAGTGGAAATGGTCAGCACCGGTGAAGTCGCGTGTTTCGGGGAGAGTGCAGAACAGGCTCTGCTCATTGCACTCCTTGCAGTCGGTTTCAAAATCCCCCAGAAGAACATCATCCTCACGATCGGCCGCCTGGAGGACAAGGTCTCCCTGCTTCCGACCATGCAGACACTGCACGATATGGGATTCGTTCTCTATGCCACCCTCAACACCCACGAATTCCTGAAGGCCCGCAATATTCCGTCGGTGATGCTGCACAAAGTCTCCGAGCCGCGCAGCCCGAATATCAAAGAATATCTCGAAAACCGCCGCGTGGACCTGGTTGTGAATATCCCGATGCATGAAAGCACACAGGAACAGACGGACGGCTACTTCATGCGCCGCCTTTCGACCGATCGCGGCATTCCCCTCATCACAAACGTCCAGCTCCTGAAGCGCATTGTAGAAGCATTGCAGACAGAAAAGCCGGATCAGCTGCCAACCATGGCCTGGCCGCAGTTACTGCAAAAATAG
- a CDS encoding S-layer homology domain-containing protein, giving the protein MRSLLLLTSIAMALPVQAATSWELLMDEADVWEGVIREDIVEQNAQDADAIFQNSKELFPDLSHLQDEPSSVLDEKRDERTAGLLTIDVYGITVTLADVPIKEWFAPYIRAIAEKGLVSGYRDAAGTPTGRFGPADNVTIEQMAKVVVSAIGVSPSDCLKPTVNATASGSWSAPYFSCAEERQWPVYGDGSVDAHRYATRAEVVTTLLQAYSTAPDTGTGVVFTDVSPTMQYGSYITQAKLDGIISGYTDINGEATGLFGPTDPVTRAEFAKIVTLAMQVYGE; this is encoded by the coding sequence ATGCGATCACTCCTTCTCCTGACAAGCATCGCCATGGCATTGCCCGTCCAGGCGGCAACGTCGTGGGAACTACTGATGGATGAAGCAGATGTCTGGGAAGGTGTTATTCGCGAAGATATCGTGGAACAGAATGCACAAGACGCAGATGCTATTTTTCAAAACAGCAAAGAACTGTTTCCGGATCTCTCTCATCTGCAGGATGAACCATCGAGCGTGCTTGATGAAAAGCGCGACGAACGCACGGCAGGACTGTTGACGATCGATGTCTACGGCATCACTGTCACGCTTGCTGATGTGCCTATAAAAGAATGGTTCGCTCCTTACATCCGCGCGATTGCCGAAAAAGGTCTCGTCTCCGGTTACCGCGATGCAGCCGGTACGCCGACCGGACGTTTTGGTCCTGCAGACAATGTGACCATTGAACAGATGGCAAAAGTTGTTGTGTCTGCCATTGGCGTCTCTCCCTCTGATTGTCTCAAGCCGACGGTGAATGCAACCGCATCCGGAAGCTGGTCCGCTCCATATTTTTCCTGTGCAGAGGAACGTCAGTGGCCGGTCTACGGCGATGGATCTGTTGATGCACATCGTTATGCAACGCGTGCGGAAGTCGTCACAACGTTATTGCAGGCTTATAGCACAGCACCCGATACGGGAACGGGAGTGGTGTTCACCGATGTGTCACCAACCATGCAGTATGGTTCATATATCACACAGGCAAAACTGGATGGCATTATTTCCGGATACACAGACATCAATGGCGAAGCGACCGGACTCTTCGGCCCCACAGATCCCGTCACACGCGCAGAGTTTGCAAAAATTGTGACGCTGGCTATGCAGGTCTACGGAGAATGA
- a CDS encoding DMT family transporter, which yields MLTIPFPPRPFFHKREGVKDAEKAAGWIALSISTISGSTFTGFAKVLTSALSSLSLMFVSEVLTAFFVLFSYGFLPVVKRVLHMHRTDLVWLAVVSFLNGVAGPMLLFAGLYYTTAVNAVFYSNMQMVFIVILAAFVLKEKITSAHHAAIFTILAGTVVISLRGFTEGLSLQIGDVLVIASSLGYAAGSIYYRKHLSHIEPHVALLMRSTTAIATFFVVSPFLTHPFISEVTDFPPTLIPALLGFAFIGRFLNSVTYYQAIDRLELTTVSLVGSLGIIGSILFAFVYLGEPIAWYHYLGGAFIILGTILLEVIGAHPDEEHLEMHLKQRVP from the coding sequence ATGTTAACAATCCCCTTTCCCCCACGGCCGTTCTTCCATAAAAGAGAGGGAGTAAAAGATGCGGAAAAGGCCGCAGGCTGGATTGCGCTCAGCATCAGCACTATCTCCGGATCGACGTTTACCGGCTTTGCAAAAGTTCTGACGTCTGCATTGTCATCGTTGTCCCTGATGTTTGTGAGCGAGGTACTGACTGCATTTTTCGTGCTCTTTTCCTATGGATTCCTGCCGGTTGTCAAGCGCGTGTTGCACATGCACCGTACGGATCTTGTCTGGCTGGCGGTTGTCTCCTTCTTAAACGGTGTCGCCGGACCGATGCTGCTGTTTGCAGGTCTCTACTACACCACAGCTGTGAACGCCGTGTTCTACTCGAACATGCAGATGGTATTCATTGTCATCCTTGCCGCATTCGTCTTGAAAGAAAAAATCACCTCCGCGCATCATGCGGCTATTTTCACGATTCTTGCGGGAACAGTTGTTATTTCTCTCCGCGGATTCACAGAAGGACTGTCTTTGCAGATTGGAGATGTCCTCGTTATTGCATCATCCCTCGGGTACGCAGCGGGAAGTATTTATTACCGCAAGCATCTCTCGCACATTGAACCACACGTCGCCCTCCTCATGCGCAGCACGACTGCTATTGCGACCTTCTTCGTGGTCTCCCCATTCCTCACACATCCGTTCATCAGCGAAGTGACAGATTTCCCGCCGACTCTCATTCCTGCCCTGCTCGGCTTTGCGTTCATCGGACGTTTTCTGAACAGTGTCACCTACTACCAGGCAATCGACAGACTGGAACTTACAACAGTGTCACTGGTTGGTAGCCTTGGTATTATCGGCAGCATTCTCTTTGCGTTCGTGTACCTCGGTGAACCGATTGCGTGGTATCATTACCTTGGTGGCGCCTTCATTATTCTGGGAACAATTCTCCTCGAGGTGATCGGCGCACATCCGGATGAAGAACACCTGGAAATGCATCTGAAGCAGAGAGTGCCGTGA
- a CDS encoding glycosyltransferase family 39 protein, whose product MIPFFVFLFWLLVLVLEGTLIASLILQSKKRSLLSASLGLPLGALANAIIIFLCTFFGIPLFFWSVFIGHTLILFLSAILFRRQSVVGFIQYAGETVPAAGNRLRLIARAVCITLLSLQLLFSFVHGVLLPTYHIDSLTNWTMRSKVSFYDHAVAFDATEVRGVAKPQYPILFHALQITVNEGNRDWNDRSANAIHFFLTCSLFIAIFLLLQKKKGTDSALLAVTLLTSIPLFAFHLSQGYGDLPLVLFLCLSFLTLWIGSVDNDRRWLMLSAVFVAASVWTKSEGLFVGWAPWLLLVLLAMRTKENRLTHRTPLIVGFLLSLPFPLFLLSQGMGLTPHASDSRIEWHPEVIDDIFSGLFASGSMGAVWYGIAVASTLVLWLTWKKDERADRSVLLLGLWGFLSLLIILGTYIFTPNAAFLANGESYYRQLMIPAALMILWICTVYKPKNIQ is encoded by the coding sequence ATGATCCCCTTTTTTGTCTTCCTCTTCTGGCTCCTTGTTCTTGTCCTGGAAGGAACACTGATTGCATCGCTCATACTGCAATCGAAAAAAAGAAGTCTTTTGTCTGCATCTCTCGGCCTGCCGCTGGGTGCTCTTGCAAATGCGATCATCATCTTCCTTTGCACATTCTTTGGAATCCCACTTTTCTTCTGGTCGGTTTTCATCGGCCATACGCTCATTCTTTTTCTGTCAGCCATTCTTTTCCGCAGGCAGTCTGTAGTCGGATTTATCCAATACGCCGGAGAGACGGTTCCTGCAGCAGGAAATCGTTTGCGTCTGATAGCCCGCGCTGTTTGTATCACCCTCCTGAGTCTGCAGCTCCTGTTTTCCTTCGTGCACGGCGTCCTGCTGCCGACGTACCACATCGACAGCCTGACAAACTGGACCATGCGTTCGAAAGTGTCTTTTTATGATCATGCGGTTGCGTTTGATGCAACCGAAGTGCGGGGCGTTGCGAAGCCGCAGTATCCTATTCTGTTTCATGCATTGCAGATCACCGTCAACGAGGGAAATAGGGACTGGAATGACCGCAGTGCGAATGCGATTCATTTCTTCCTGACATGTTCGCTCTTCATCGCAATATTTTTGCTGCTTCAGAAAAAGAAAGGAACAGACAGTGCACTGCTCGCGGTGACACTACTCACCAGTATTCCGCTTTTCGCATTTCACCTCTCACAGGGGTACGGAGACCTCCCCCTTGTCCTTTTCCTGTGTCTTTCTTTCCTGACGCTCTGGATCGGCAGCGTAGACAATGATCGACGCTGGCTGATGCTGTCTGCAGTGTTTGTTGCAGCCAGTGTCTGGACGAAATCAGAAGGGCTCTTTGTCGGATGGGCACCATGGCTCCTGCTGGTCCTCCTTGCCATGCGCACAAAAGAGAATCGCCTGACGCACCGCACACCATTGATAGTCGGCTTTCTTTTGTCTTTGCCCTTTCCGCTATTTTTGCTCAGTCAGGGTATGGGCCTCACACCACATGCATCAGACTCGCGGATTGAATGGCATCCGGAAGTCATCGACGATATATTCTCTGGTCTTTTTGCCAGCGGGTCGATGGGAGCTGTCTGGTACGGCATTGCTGTAGCATCTACCCTCGTTCTCTGGCTAACATGGAAAAAGGATGAGCGGGCGGACCGGTCGGTTTTGCTTCTTGGGCTATGGGGATTCTTGAGTCTTTTGATCATCCTCGGTACGTATATTTTCACGCCGAATGCCGCCTTTCTGGCAAATGGCGAATCGTATTACAGGCAGTTGATGATTCCGGCGGCATTAATGATCTTGTGGATTTGTACCGTGTATAAGCCAAAAAACATCCAGTAA
- the atpD gene encoding F0F1 ATP synthase subunit beta, which yields MSGSVVQVVGAVVDCAFPQGTSLPPIYSALTVPVGKETLTLEVQQHIDGGVVRTVAMGSTDGLTRGAVVENTGSPITVPVGQETLGRMFDVLGNPIDGLPPVKAKKRYPIHRPAPSFDDQSTETEILQTGIKVIDLICPILKGGKVGLFGGAGVGKTVIVKELIHSVASEHGGYSVFAGVGERSREGNDLYYEMKESGVLDKTSLVFGQMNEPPGPRLRVALSGLSIAEYFRDEEHRDVLLFIDNIFRFTQAGAELSALLGRIPSAVGYQPTLANEMGQVQERITSTKNGSITSVQAIYVPADDFTDPAPATTFGHLDSTIVLARSLAELGIYPAVDPLESTSTVMTASVVGQEHYDTARGVQKVLQRYKELQDIIAILGMEELSEEDKRAVQRARKIQRFLSQPFFVAEVFTGAPGKFVPLKETVRSFKAILDGEYDDVPEQDFYMKGGIEEVRQKKS from the coding sequence ATGTCAGGATCAGTTGTACAGGTGGTTGGAGCGGTTGTGGACTGCGCGTTCCCACAGGGGACAAGTCTGCCTCCCATCTATTCCGCACTCACTGTCCCGGTTGGAAAAGAGACGCTTACCCTCGAAGTGCAACAGCACATTGATGGTGGCGTTGTTCGTACTGTCGCGATGGGATCGACTGATGGTCTGACCCGCGGTGCCGTTGTCGAAAACACAGGCAGCCCCATTACCGTGCCGGTTGGACAGGAAACACTCGGACGCATGTTCGATGTGCTTGGTAACCCGATTGATGGACTTCCGCCAGTCAAAGCCAAAAAGCGCTATCCGATTCACCGCCCTGCTCCCAGCTTTGACGACCAGTCCACCGAAACCGAGATTCTCCAGACCGGTATTAAAGTGATCGACCTCATCTGTCCGATTCTAAAAGGAGGAAAAGTGGGACTCTTTGGAGGTGCGGGAGTGGGAAAGACCGTGATCGTGAAAGAGCTCATCCACTCCGTTGCATCCGAGCACGGAGGGTATTCTGTCTTTGCCGGTGTGGGAGAGCGCTCCCGCGAAGGAAACGATCTGTACTACGAAATGAAAGAATCCGGCGTTTTGGACAAAACATCCCTGGTCTTCGGGCAAATGAACGAGCCACCTGGACCCCGTTTGCGTGTGGCGCTCTCCGGTCTCTCTATTGCTGAATACTTCCGCGATGAAGAACACCGCGACGTGCTGCTCTTCATTGATAACATCTTCCGCTTCACCCAGGCGGGTGCCGAGCTTTCCGCTCTCCTCGGACGCATTCCGTCCGCTGTGGGTTACCAGCCGACACTCGCCAACGAAATGGGACAGGTTCAGGAGCGCATTACCTCCACCAAAAACGGTTCCATTACGTCCGTACAGGCTATTTACGTTCCTGCGGATGACTTTACCGATCCGGCTCCGGCTACAACCTTCGGTCACTTGGACTCCACCATCGTGCTTGCACGCAGCCTTGCCGAACTTGGTATTTACCCGGCTGTCGACCCGCTCGAATCTACCTCTACAGTGATGACCGCTTCCGTTGTCGGACAGGAGCACTACGACACCGCCCGCGGTGTACAGAAAGTGTTGCAGCGCTACAAAGAACTTCAGGACATTATTGCGATTCTCGGTATGGAAGAACTGTCCGAAGAAGACAAGCGTGCCGTGCAGCGTGCCCGCAAGATCCAGCGCTTCCTTAGCCAGCCGTTCTTCGTGGCCGAAGTCTTTACTGGTGCACCCGGTAAGTTCGTGCCGCTCAAGGAAACGGTCCGCAGCTTCAAGGCCATTCTCGATGGTGAATATGACGATGTCCCTGAACAGGACTTCTATATGAAGGGAGGTATCGAGGAAGTTCGCCAGAAAAAGAGTTGA
- the atpC gene encoding ATP synthase F1 subunit epsilon, protein MRVELITPEGTSYSGDAVSVTVPSGMGEITILENHIPLMSNVMPGTVIVRKDGEELYFAVARGVVQVEKHGLMILADGADRTDALEESAIEIAKKRAEELRNERRNDEEAFADATALLEREIAKLASLRRLRSRRRSI, encoded by the coding sequence ATGCGTGTTGAATTGATCACCCCCGAAGGCACTTCCTACAGCGGCGACGCTGTGTCCGTCACTGTCCCCAGTGGCATGGGAGAAATCACGATTCTGGAAAATCACATCCCTCTCATGAGCAATGTGATGCCCGGCACCGTGATTGTCCGCAAAGATGGCGAAGAGCTGTACTTTGCAGTGGCACGCGGCGTGGTACAGGTTGAAAAGCACGGATTGATGATCCTTGCTGATGGTGCGGACCGTACCGACGCATTGGAAGAATCTGCAATTGAAATTGCAAAGAAGCGCGCTGAAGAACTCAGAAATGAGCGCCGTAATGATGAAGAAGCCTTTGCTGATGCCACTGCGTTGCTCGAGCGTGAAATTGCCAAGCTCGCATCGCTGCGCCGCCTTCGTTCCCGTCGCCGTTCCATTTAA
- a CDS encoding AtpZ/AtpI family protein yields the protein MDTTPTESQAATPPDVSPMDSTWLGLNFAWELGYTIAIPAVIFGIGGAYLDKYMNTSPLCMLSGFVFAFLISTISITKKIRQILNQMPKVLPKKPDPVKKEINESDEFHEFFRPKS from the coding sequence ATGGACACCACACCTACAGAATCACAGGCAGCCACTCCTCCCGATGTGTCGCCAATGGATAGCACGTGGCTCGGGCTCAACTTTGCCTGGGAACTCGGCTACACCATTGCCATTCCGGCAGTCATCTTTGGTATCGGAGGCGCGTATCTGGACAAGTATATGAATACGTCGCCACTCTGCATGCTCTCGGGGTTTGTGTTCGCCTTCCTGATCTCCACTATCTCCATCACGAAAAAGATCCGCCAAATCCTTAATCAAATGCCAAAAGTCCTTCCGAAAAAACCAGATCCCGTGAAGAAAGAAATCAACGAAAGCGATGAATTCCACGAATTTTTCCGCCCCAAATCCTAA
- the atpB gene encoding F0F1 ATP synthase subunit A has product MAAFATPTLASETIFHIGTFDVRNTLLMAWLAMLFLLVIALATRMTGYKKLPGRFQTLMEIGVEGLYNFFGSVIQDAKQTRLFFPLLATILIFVVTGNWMGIFPGVGSVTIKGMHEGHEMMIPLFRSMNADVNMTLAIALISMISVQVFGIGALGFKHYAGKFFVPPWKDPVGTFVGLLELIGEFSKVISFSFRLFGNVFAGEVLLVVIAYLVPYIAPVPFLAMEIFVGLVQGLVFSLLTAVFLKIGATAHESHEEAHA; this is encoded by the coding sequence ATGGCAGCGTTTGCAACTCCTACACTGGCATCCGAAACGATCTTCCACATTGGAACGTTCGATGTTCGCAATACTCTGCTGATGGCATGGCTCGCCATGCTGTTCCTGTTGGTCATTGCACTTGCCACCAGAATGACCGGTTACAAAAAGCTGCCCGGGCGCTTCCAGACCCTCATGGAAATCGGCGTGGAAGGGCTCTATAACTTTTTTGGATCAGTCATCCAGGATGCCAAACAGACCAGACTCTTCTTCCCGCTCCTCGCCACCATTCTGATTTTCGTGGTGACAGGAAACTGGATGGGAATTTTCCCCGGAGTGGGAAGCGTCACTATCAAAGGAATGCACGAAGGACACGAAATGATGATTCCTCTGTTCCGTTCCATGAACGCAGACGTGAACATGACTCTCGCAATCGCTCTCATTTCCATGATCAGCGTGCAGGTGTTCGGTATTGGGGCGCTTGGATTCAAGCACTACGCTGGAAAATTCTTTGTGCCGCCCTGGAAAGATCCCGTGGGAACATTCGTGGGACTTCTTGAACTTATTGGTGAGTTCTCCAAAGTGATCTCCTTCAGCTTCCGTCTGTTTGGAAACGTGTTTGCAGGAGAAGTGCTCCTGGTGGTGATTGCCTACCTTGTTCCCTACATTGCCCCGGTTCCGTTCCTTGCAATGGAAATTTTCGTGGGCCTTGTACAGGGATTGGTGTTCTCACTTTTGACCGCAGTGTTCCTGAAGATCGGCGCCACAGCCCACGAAAGCCACGAGGAAGCACATGCATAA
- the atpE gene encoding ATP synthase F0 subunit C, with product MDPVTTAADAANLLADKNFPVAITIGFGSLGPAIAIGFIGAKAVEAIGRNPEAGARIQTFAILAIAFAEAVAIYGLVVALIMKFV from the coding sequence ATGGATCCCGTAACAACCGCCGCAGACGCAGCTAACCTGCTTGCGGACAAAAACTTTCCGGTCGCCATTACCATCGGTTTTGGCTCACTCGGTCCTGCCATCGCCATCGGTTTCATCGGTGCAAAAGCCGTTGAGGCCATTGGACGCAACCCCGAAGCAGGTGCACGTATTCAGACTTTCGCCATTCTCGCAATCGCGTTCGCTGAAGCTGTCGCCATCTACGGACTCGTTGTAGCCCTCATCATGAAATTCGTCTAA
- the atpF gene encoding F0F1 ATP synthase subunit B codes for MEIIETLGIDWQLLLAQIINFGIVLVLLMKFVYKPLLRVIDARRDAIRRSMEEAAEIDRQNKKMEETRKEKLQLADKEAGAILERAKQEADALRADTVINANKEAEQIIAKGEKQLEQERARVFGEVQEAMTASIIKLSEEIIRREFTKEDQARLMKHIEKELPALMKL; via the coding sequence ATGGAAATTATTGAGACCCTCGGCATTGACTGGCAGCTTCTGCTGGCCCAGATCATCAACTTCGGCATCGTGCTCGTCCTTCTTATGAAGTTCGTGTACAAGCCGCTCCTCCGTGTCATCGACGCCCGGCGTGATGCCATCCGTCGTTCCATGGAAGAAGCAGCGGAAATCGACCGTCAGAACAAGAAGATGGAAGAGACCCGCAAAGAAAAACTTCAACTGGCCGACAAAGAGGCTGGAGCAATTCTGGAACGCGCTAAGCAAGAAGCGGATGCTCTACGCGCCGATACGGTTATCAATGCAAACAAAGAAGCTGAGCAGATTATTGCCAAGGGCGAAAAGCAGCTCGAACAGGAGCGTGCACGCGTCTTTGGAGAAGTACAGGAAGCGATGACTGCTTCCATCATTAAGCTGTCTGAAGAAATCATCCGCCGCGAATTCACGAAGGAAGACCAGGCACGCCTGATGAAGCACATTGAAAAAGAACTTCCCGCTCTCATGAAACTATGA
- a CDS encoding F0F1 ATP synthase subunit delta, translated as MKIKPEHIAQALADLSLTIPQEQFSDEVDSALMYMRQNSPGKSIRQFPYVLERVLRRKGRMFSAVLSTPTGEPGEHATAIQKILENHFKHEVELDVVADPSLIGGAVLRVQDELFDLSAAGALELLRSYLVSHSHHSTPSHESQ; from the coding sequence ATGAAGATCAAGCCCGAGCACATTGCACAGGCCCTTGCCGATCTGAGTCTGACCATTCCTCAGGAGCAATTCTCTGATGAAGTGGATAGCGCCCTCATGTATATGCGTCAGAACAGTCCCGGTAAATCCATCCGCCAGTTTCCCTACGTTCTTGAGCGCGTTCTTCGCCGCAAAGGTCGAATGTTTTCGGCCGTTCTCTCTACGCCGACCGGGGAGCCGGGAGAACATGCGACAGCTATCCAGAAAATCCTGGAAAACCATTTCAAGCATGAAGTCGAACTCGACGTTGTTGCCGATCCTTCACTGATTGGAGGTGCCGTGCTGCGCGTTCAGGATGAACTCTTTGACCTCAGTGCTGCAGGCGCACTCGAACTCCTGCGTTCCTATCTCGTCTCACATTCACATCATTCCACACCCTCACATGAGTCTCAGTAA